A genomic region of Ignavibacteria bacterium contains the following coding sequences:
- the ubiE gene encoding bifunctional demethylmenaquinone methyltransferase/2-methoxy-6-polyprenyl-1,4-benzoquinol methylase UbiE, with protein MSYDKKLNELNFRDKEEKKKFVREMFNSIYRTYDLLNHLLSFGIDIYWRKRALKDIYLHKDDTCLDLAAGTGDFGIEVHKKFQCNIIGYDIAENSLKVFQEKVKKKKFDESKFTYIVGEAENINLPDETVNLITIAFGIRNFYDSQKSLNEMYRVLKNGGRILILEFSLPENRFIRFIYRLYFEKILPFIGKIISKDNSAYKYLPASVKLFEQEKDIASEIIKAGFRELKIEPLTFGIVKLYSARKSPEY; from the coding sequence ATGAGTTACGATAAGAAATTAAATGAATTAAATTTTAGAGATAAAGAAGAAAAGAAAAAATTTGTTCGAGAAATGTTTAACTCAATTTATCGGACTTATGATTTATTGAATCATCTTCTAAGTTTTGGAATTGATATCTACTGGAGAAAAAGAGCTCTTAAAGATATTTATCTTCATAAAGATGATACCTGTCTTGATCTTGCCGCAGGGACGGGTGATTTTGGAATTGAAGTTCACAAAAAATTTCAATGTAACATAATCGGCTACGACATTGCTGAAAATTCATTGAAGGTTTTTCAAGAAAAAGTCAAAAAGAAAAAGTTTGATGAGAGTAAGTTCACCTATATTGTTGGTGAAGCTGAAAACATTAATCTGCCAGATGAAACAGTTAATTTAATCACGATCGCATTTGGTATACGAAATTTTTACGATTCTCAGAAATCACTTAATGAAATGTACCGGGTTTTAAAAAACGGCGGCAGAATTTTAATCCTTGAATTCAGTCTTCCTGAAAACAGATTTATTCGATTTATCTATAGACTTTATTTTGAAAAAATACTTCCCTTTATTGGGAAAATTATCTCTAAGGATAATTCAGCTTATAAATATTTACCTGCATCAGTAAAACTATTTGAACAAGAAAAAGATATAGCAAGTGAAATTATTAAAGCAGGATTTCGTGAGCTGAAAATAGAACCGCTGACTTTTGGAATTGTTAAGCTCTATTCAGCAAGAAAGTCGCCAGAGTATTGA
- a CDS encoding phosphatase PAP2 family protein, which translates to MKKYLKVLNVFDICTIVFYVFLISLNIIFYQRVHHTFNLLVIEILTIVLIFIIAYQDYKVNNSFWKQLHYWYLAPMILITFKQLYYMVHPIHPTDYDELLIKIDRWIFGVDPTHFLYQFSHPVITEILQIVYTSFYLLPIIVGIDLLRNKKYEEFEFAAFLIVYGFFLSYLGYFSLPAVGPRFTLHDFFNIDNELPGLLLTPYLREFVNIGESIPKGVVNPHLLVQRDVFPSGHTQMTLLTMYATIKFNTRTKYFIIPTGILLIISTVYLRYHYVIDLIAGAIFMIITLWTGRLIYRAWNRYTERKIPDWI; encoded by the coding sequence ATGAAAAAATATCTTAAAGTTCTCAATGTATTTGATATTTGTACCATTGTATTTTATGTTTTTTTAATCTCATTAAATATAATTTTTTATCAGCGAGTGCATCACACCTTTAATCTTCTTGTGATTGAAATATTAACTATCGTCTTAATATTTATCATCGCTTATCAAGATTACAAGGTAAACAATTCATTCTGGAAGCAATTGCATTACTGGTACCTCGCACCAATGATACTTATTACATTTAAGCAATTGTATTATATGGTTCATCCCATTCATCCAACTGATTATGATGAATTACTTATAAAAATTGATCGATGGATATTTGGTGTCGACCCAACCCATTTTTTATATCAGTTTTCGCATCCAGTTATTACCGAAATTTTACAGATTGTTTATACTTCTTTTTATTTATTGCCAATCATAGTTGGTATTGATTTGCTCAGAAATAAGAAATACGAAGAATTTGAATTTGCCGCTTTTCTAATTGTGTATGGTTTCTTCCTATCTTATCTCGGTTATTTTTCGTTGCCTGCGGTTGGACCCAGATTTACACTTCATGATTTTTTTAATATCGATAATGAGCTACCCGGATTATTACTCACCCCTTATCTTCGTGAATTTGTTAATATTGGTGAATCAATTCCGAAAGGAGTTGTAAATCCACATTTGCTTGTTCAAAGAGATGTTTTTCCATCAGGACATACGCAAATGACTTTGCTCACTATGTATGCAACAATAAAGTTTAATACCAGGACAAAATATTTTATCATTCCCACAGGAATACTCTTGATAATTTCAACTGTTTACTTGCGTTATCATTATGTAATTGATTTAATTGCTGGCGCAATATTTATGATCATTACACTCTGGACGGGAAGATTAATTTATAGGGCATGGAATAGATACACTGAAAGAAAAATACCTGACTGGATTTAA
- the dnaB gene encoding replicative DNA helicase — protein MAKRVSNDRSIKISFEDANKSMPYAPEIEKSVLATMISDPQCINRVTEIITDERMFYSEANQKIYRVIRDFTAVNPAENLNLPIVLEKLNERNLIEEIGGVSYLLELSRMVESSENIEGMCKILVEKFMTREIITHCLNIASKGYSGSTDVFDLLNDAEAGLFKISELKFKKTYFDFSKLVQRTVDFIEKMKKSEVSGISTGYTILNNLTGGFQDSDLIIIAARPGVGKTALGLSLTYNISKYSKIPVGFFSLEMKAEQIVIRLISMESKIDVRKIRTGRFSKEEEPKITKAIRSLGNLKIFIDDTPAISLHELRAKARRMISENEVRIIFVDYLQLMQGPADAESREREISYISRGLKALAKELDIPIVALAQLNRQVEIRQTKRPMLSDLRESGAIEQDADIVCFLHRPDLYAKSSDSDKTDSPDEPKLVEFIIAKQRNGPTGSFDLLFFPQFTRFEEKTTDDFRQLVSEKTYISEDFDTYQEDFDQEESPSENAPF, from the coding sequence ATGGCAAAAAGAGTTTCAAATGATCGCTCGATAAAAATTTCATTCGAGGACGCAAATAAATCTATGCCCTACGCACCGGAGATTGAAAAAAGTGTTCTTGCTACAATGATTTCAGACCCTCAGTGCATTAACAGAGTTACTGAGATAATTACTGATGAAAGGATGTTTTACTCAGAAGCGAATCAAAAAATTTACCGTGTGATTAGAGATTTTACAGCTGTTAATCCTGCTGAAAATTTAAATCTTCCTATTGTTCTCGAAAAACTCAATGAAAGAAATTTAATTGAAGAAATTGGTGGTGTAAGTTACCTGCTTGAACTTTCAAGAATGGTTGAGAGCTCTGAAAATATAGAGGGAATGTGTAAAATTCTTGTCGAAAAATTTATGACAAGAGAAATTATTACTCATTGTTTAAACATCGCTTCTAAAGGTTACAGTGGGTCAACTGATGTCTTTGATTTATTAAATGATGCTGAAGCGGGTTTATTTAAGATTTCGGAATTAAAGTTTAAGAAGACTTATTTTGATTTTTCGAAGCTTGTGCAAAGGACTGTTGATTTCATAGAAAAAATGAAAAAGTCTGAAGTATCAGGAATTTCAACTGGTTATACAATTTTGAACAATTTGACAGGCGGGTTTCAAGATTCGGATTTGATAATTATTGCAGCAAGACCAGGTGTTGGAAAAACTGCACTTGGTTTATCGCTTACTTACAACATTTCAAAATATTCCAAAATCCCTGTCGGTTTTTTCAGTCTTGAAATGAAAGCAGAACAGATTGTTATTCGTTTGATAAGCATGGAATCTAAAATTGATGTTAGAAAAATCAGGACAGGGCGCTTCTCTAAGGAAGAAGAGCCAAAAATTACTAAAGCCATAAGATCCTTAGGTAATCTTAAAATTTTTATTGATGATACTCCTGCAATTTCATTGCACGAGTTAAGAGCAAAAGCAAGAAGAATGATTTCTGAAAATGAAGTTAGAATCATTTTTGTTGATTATTTGCAGTTGATGCAGGGACCCGCCGATGCTGAAAGTCGTGAGAGAGAAATTTCATACATTTCAAGAGGATTGAAAGCATTAGCCAAAGAGCTCGATATTCCAATTGTTGCGCTTGCTCAGCTAAATCGTCAGGTGGAAATTCGACAAACAAAAAGACCAATGCTATCAGACTTGCGTGAATCTGGTGCAATTGAACAGGACGCAGATATTGTTTGTTTCCTTCATAGACCCGATTTGTATGCTAAAAGTTCAGATAGTGATAAGACTGATTCTCCAGATGAACCAAAACTGGTAGAATTTATAATTGCAAAACAAAGGAATGGTCCAACTGGATCGTTTGATTTACTATTTTTCCCGCAATTCACAAGATTTGAAGAGAAAACAACTGATGATTTCAGACAGTTGGTTTCTGAAAAAACTTATATATCGGAAGATTTTGATACATATCAAGAAGATTTTGATCAGGAAGAATCACCTTCAGAGAATGCACCGTTTTAA
- the rsmA gene encoding ribosomal RNA small subunit methyltransferase A, with the protein MTKIKAKKKLGQHFLVDKNIIRKIVEAFSPKKSDLILEIGPGRGALTEELIKYSQNIILVEIDSELIQELNQKFPDLKIINKDILECDFKSEFFENKYRIIGNLPYYITSQILIKIFDNYAYINDAFIMVQKEVAQRIVASKGKKDYGILSVFAQFYSEPEILFNVSRNCFYPKPEVDSSIIRMTIKPKQYLNDLEEKVFRHLVRTAFNQRRKTLKNSLQNLFDENEVEIKNKFFALQFDFSKRAEELSLDDFIYLAKNFCGLKYTKIK; encoded by the coding sequence TTGACGAAAATTAAAGCAAAGAAAAAATTAGGTCAGCATTTTTTAGTCGATAAAAATATTATCCGAAAAATTGTAGAGGCATTCTCACCAAAGAAAAGTGATTTAATTCTTGAAATTGGTCCTGGCAGAGGTGCACTGACAGAGGAGCTGATTAAGTATTCTCAAAACATAATCTTAGTTGAAATTGATAGTGAACTTATACAAGAATTAAATCAAAAATTTCCTGATCTAAAAATTATCAACAAAGATATTCTTGAATGTGATTTCAAAAGTGAATTCTTCGAGAATAAATATCGGATCATAGGAAATTTACCATATTATATTACAAGTCAGATACTAATTAAAATTTTTGATAATTATGCATATATCAATGATGCTTTTATAATGGTTCAAAAGGAAGTTGCTCAAAGAATCGTTGCTTCAAAAGGAAAGAAAGATTATGGAATTTTAAGTGTCTTTGCACAATTTTATTCTGAACCTGAAATACTCTTCAATGTATCAAGAAATTGCTTTTACCCAAAACCTGAAGTTGATTCTTCAATAATTCGAATGACCATTAAACCAAAACAATATTTGAATGACTTAGAAGAAAAAGTTTTTAGACACTTAGTTCGAACAGCTTTTAACCAGCGAAGAAAGACACTTAAAAATTCTTTGCAGAATCTTTTTGATGAGAACGAAGTTGAAATAAAAAATAAATTCTTTGCATTGCAGTTTGATTTTTCAAAACGCGCTGAAGAACTCAGTCTCGATGATTTTATTTATCTTGCAAAAAATTTTTGTGGATTAAAATACACTAAGATTAAGTGA
- a CDS encoding anhydro-N-acetylmuramic acid kinase, which produces MNRLIKLQNKKKKIVIGLMSGTSVDGIDAALVEVKGNGVNTKFRELFFKTYPYPKGSKELILKNSLKETSNVEDICRLNFLIGKLFAKAATKLCKDFGISITQVDLIGSHGQTIHHLPVEKKLFGEKIKSTLQIGDPSVIAKLTGVVTVGDFRIGDMALNGEGAPLVPYFDFLAFRSDKTNRALLNIGGISNITLLKKNAAIDDVIAFDTGPGNILIDLLVKKFFNKKFDKDGKIASSGKIDERLFKKIIELDDFINRKPPKSTGRERYNEEFLIKVLNDFRSLQPKDIVATFSEYTAYAVFYNYHKFLKRYSEISELLVSGGGSNNPYIMKALQKYFGEKVKVKKVETDNFSVDSKEAVCFAIFANETISENPINIPSVTGATSKTILGKICL; this is translated from the coding sequence ATGAATAGATTAATCAAACTACAAAATAAAAAAAAGAAAATTGTAATCGGATTGATGTCAGGCACATCAGTCGATGGGATTGATGCAGCCTTAGTCGAAGTTAAAGGAAATGGTGTTAATACAAAGTTTAGAGAATTATTCTTTAAAACTTATCCATATCCTAAAGGCTCAAAAGAGTTAATTCTAAAAAATTCATTAAAAGAAACAAGCAATGTAGAAGATATCTGTAGATTGAATTTTTTAATTGGCAAATTGTTCGCCAAAGCGGCAACTAAACTTTGCAAAGATTTTGGAATTTCAATTACACAGGTTGATTTAATCGGTTCACATGGACAAACAATTCATCACTTACCTGTTGAGAAAAAACTGTTTGGTGAAAAAATCAAGTCAACATTACAGATTGGAGATCCATCAGTCATTGCAAAGTTAACTGGAGTGGTGACAGTTGGTGATTTTAGAATTGGAGATATGGCTTTGAATGGAGAAGGTGCACCGCTTGTGCCTTATTTCGATTTCTTAGCTTTCAGGTCCGATAAAACTAACAGAGCTCTTTTAAATATTGGCGGTATTTCAAACATTACTCTTCTAAAAAAGAACGCCGCAATAGATGATGTTATTGCATTTGATACAGGTCCAGGAAATATTTTGATTGATCTTCTGGTGAAAAAGTTTTTTAATAAAAAATTCGATAAAGATGGAAAGATTGCAAGTTCGGGAAAAATTGATGAGAGACTTTTCAAAAAAATTATTGAGCTGGATGATTTCATTAATAGAAAACCGCCTAAATCAACTGGAAGAGAAAGATACAATGAAGAATTTTTAATAAAAGTTTTGAATGATTTTAGAAGTTTACAACCGAAAGATATTGTTGCAACTTTTAGCGAATACACTGCATATGCGGTGTTTTATAATTATCATAAATTTTTGAAAAGATATTCAGAAATTTCAGAATTACTTGTGAGCGGTGGGGGCTCCAATAATCCTTACATTATGAAAGCGTTACAAAAATATTTTGGTGAAAAAGTCAAAGTAAAAAAAGTTGAAACTGATAACTTTTCAGTTGATTCTAAAGAAGCAGTGTGTTTTGCAATATTTGCTAATGAAACCATCTCAGAAAATCCAATCAATATTCCTTCTGTTACAGGTGCAACATCGAAAACAATTCTTGGAAAAATTTGTTTATGA
- a CDS encoding (d)CMP kinase, with amino-acid sequence MITKKGIIIAIDGPAGAGKSTTAKLLAEKLNYKYIDTGAMYRAVTLYALRNSIKPDEVDKLVELVKGMNFRFENNGSVLFVNSENVSDAIRAPEVSNKVSEFSKIGKVRELLVQKQREIGAEGGIVMEGRDITTAVFPNAELKIFLTADLDIRAYRRLIELKNKGLDIDLDDVRGNLATRDKIDSSREVNPLMITEDSIVIDTTKLTIDEQVEAIYNKAMEIIKSFNLENQSHRN; translated from the coding sequence ATGATAACCAAAAAAGGGATTATTATAGCTATCGATGGACCTGCTGGTGCTGGAAAAAGTACAACAGCAAAACTTTTAGCCGAAAAATTGAACTATAAGTATATCGATACGGGTGCAATGTATAGAGCCGTTACTCTCTATGCTTTAAGAAATTCTATTAAACCAGATGAAGTTGACAAATTGGTTGAACTCGTCAAGGGAATGAATTTTAGATTTGAAAATAATGGAAGCGTATTATTTGTTAATTCTGAAAATGTAAGTGATGCAATCAGAGCACCTGAAGTATCAAATAAAGTCAGCGAATTCAGTAAAATTGGAAAGGTTAGGGAGTTGCTTGTTCAAAAGCAGAGAGAGATTGGAGCTGAGGGTGGAATTGTAATGGAAGGCAGAGATATTACAACAGCAGTTTTCCCAAATGCTGAACTCAAAATTTTCTTAACGGCTGATCTTGACATTAGAGCATACAGAAGATTAATAGAATTGAAAAATAAGGGTTTGGATATAGATTTAGACGATGTGAGAGGTAATCTCGCTACTCGAGATAAAATTGACTCAAGCCGGGAAGTAAATCCATTGATGATAACGGAAGATTCCATTGTTATTGATACAACAAAATTGACAATAGATGAACAGGTCGAAGCGATTTATAACAAAGCAATGGAAATAATTAAGAGTTTTAATTTAGAAAATCAAAGCCATCGCAATTAA
- a CDS encoding uracil-DNA glycosylase → MSKDKNELFDKIEDFLRYQEELNLPIYVNESSSNKSVKKLNTEFIDYYLKNIDEDFVKANSLVELDKMINQCQKCPLGKTRTKFVFGVGNPSADIVFIGEAPGADEDLQGEPFVGRAGKLLTETLKKIGLQREEVYICNILKCRPPNNRDPLPQEVEKCEPYLLKQLSLIKPKIVVALGRIAANTLLRKNETLSNLRKNIYNYYEIPLFVTFHPAAILRNMGWKTTFEEDLIKMKNYYDTLVR, encoded by the coding sequence ATGAGTAAAGATAAAAACGAACTTTTTGATAAGATTGAAGACTTTTTGCGTTATCAAGAAGAATTGAATCTTCCAATCTATGTTAATGAATCCAGTTCGAATAAAAGTGTTAAGAAACTAAATACGGAATTTATTGACTATTACTTAAAAAACATTGACGAGGATTTTGTAAAAGCTAATTCGCTTGTTGAACTGGATAAAATGATCAATCAATGTCAGAAATGCCCACTTGGAAAAACACGAACAAAATTTGTATTTGGTGTTGGCAATCCATCTGCTGATATCGTTTTTATTGGTGAAGCTCCGGGCGCAGATGAAGATCTTCAAGGTGAACCTTTTGTTGGAAGAGCTGGAAAACTTTTAACTGAAACATTAAAGAAGATAGGACTCCAGCGAGAAGAAGTTTACATTTGTAATATATTGAAATGTCGTCCACCAAATAATAGAGATCCACTACCTCAGGAAGTAGAAAAGTGCGAACCATATCTTTTGAAACAGTTGAGCTTAATTAAACCAAAAATAGTTGTGGCTTTAGGTCGAATTGCTGCAAACACTCTCTTGCGAAAGAATGAAACTTTAAGCAATCTCCGAAAAAATATTTATAACTATTACGAAATTCCTCTATTTGTTACTTTTCACCCTGCTGCTATTTTGCGAAATATGGGATGGAAAACTACTTTTGAAGAGGATTTAATTAAAATGAAGAATTACTACGATACTTTAGTGAGGTGA
- the nfo gene encoding deoxyribonuclease IV, which yields MKILLGAHTSIAGGVDKAVERAARIGCTTFQLFTKNSNQWYAKPLNEQVIQNYKRLIKLKNLKPVIAHDSYLINLCAKDKSILKKSREAFIDELNRCELLGIDYLNFHPGSHMGMGELDGIKLIAESINIAHDKTKGYKVKCMIETTAGQGTSIGYKFEQIRKIIDLVEDKKRLAVCVDTCHIFAAGYDIRTEKGYEKTFQEFDEVIGLKYLKAFHMNDSKKGLGERVDRHEHIGKGKIGLNGFRFIMNDERFFSIPKILETPKGEDMKEDIINMRKLLRLVKTNLH from the coding sequence ATGAAAATTTTACTTGGAGCACATACCTCCATTGCTGGTGGAGTCGATAAAGCAGTTGAACGAGCTGCCAGAATTGGTTGTACAACATTTCAACTTTTCACAAAGAATAGTAATCAATGGTATGCAAAACCTTTAAATGAACAGGTTATTCAAAATTATAAAAGACTTATTAAACTCAAAAATTTAAAACCTGTAATTGCTCACGATTCTTATTTAATCAATCTTTGTGCAAAGGATAAATCAATCTTAAAAAAATCGAGAGAAGCTTTTATTGACGAACTTAACCGATGTGAATTGCTTGGAATTGATTACTTAAATTTTCATCCAGGTTCACATATGGGAATGGGAGAACTTGATGGAATTAAACTTATAGCAGAATCAATAAATATTGCTCACGATAAAACAAAAGGTTACAAAGTTAAATGCATGATCGAAACAACCGCTGGACAAGGAACGAGCATAGGTTATAAGTTCGAACAGATTAGAAAAATTATTGACCTTGTTGAAGATAAAAAACGATTGGCAGTATGTGTGGATACCTGCCATATTTTTGCAGCTGGTTACGACATAAGGACTGAAAAAGGTTATGAAAAAACCTTTCAAGAATTTGATGAAGTTATCGGCTTAAAATATCTAAAAGCATTTCATATGAATGACTCAAAAAAAGGTCTGGGAGAAAGAGTAGATCGTCATGAACATATTGGTAAAGGAAAGATTGGATTAAACGGTTTCAGGTTTATAATGAATGATGAGAGATTTTTTTCAATTCCCAAAATTTTAGAAACACCTAAAGGTGAAGATATGAAAGAGGATATAATCAATATGAGAAAGTTATTAAGACTTGTGAAAACTAACCTTCACTAA
- a CDS encoding SDR family oxidoreductase, whose amino-acid sequence MTRILVTGSSGYLGSHLCRLFDMDNIKVFAIYKNLKPQFGNVEPIQLDLLNSEELNILYRDFKPDYVIHLAAVIPSQVINQDEKYVYQMNVELTRQIASLSHTYNSFLIFTSSDLVYDEGDDIKEDHILNPLNLYAHTKLEAEKSVIQYGKYYLILRVALMYGFSISMHKSFFDFSFKQLMKGQVVNAFYDQFRNALFVEEAAKFLKHFTEIKLPEREIMNFCGFEKISRYEMVFKTAEVFGFDLRLVQKESCESFKEYKMVKNLGLNFDKMIKLNLIPRTFLENLKQLKENFEFYKKFIEDEEEQKQD is encoded by the coding sequence ATGACAAGAATTTTAGTTACGGGTTCATCAGGTTATCTGGGTTCGCATCTATGCCGTTTATTTGATATGGATAACATTAAAGTTTTTGCGATTTATAAAAATTTAAAACCACAATTTGGAAATGTTGAACCTATACAGCTTGACTTATTGAATAGCGAAGAGCTTAACATTCTATATAGAGATTTTAAGCCCGATTATGTGATACATCTTGCAGCAGTCATTCCTTCACAAGTGATTAATCAAGATGAAAAATATGTATATCAAATGAATGTAGAATTGACCAGACAGATTGCTTCCTTATCTCACACTTACAATTCATTTTTAATTTTTACTTCATCTGATCTTGTTTATGATGAAGGTGATGATATAAAAGAAGATCACATCCTGAATCCTCTCAATCTTTATGCGCATACAAAATTAGAAGCTGAAAAATCCGTTATCCAATATGGAAAATATTATTTGATTTTAAGAGTAGCTCTCATGTATGGTTTTTCAATTTCAATGCACAAATCATTTTTTGACTTTTCATTTAAGCAATTGATGAAGGGTCAAGTAGTAAATGCTTTTTATGATCAATTTCGAAATGCTTTATTTGTAGAGGAAGCAGCAAAGTTCTTGAAACATTTTACAGAAATTAAACTTCCTGAAAGAGAGATTATGAATTTTTGTGGTTTTGAAAAGATATCTCGTTATGAAATGGTATTCAAAACTGCTGAGGTATTTGGGTTTGATTTGAGGTTGGTTCAAAAAGAATCATGCGAGAGCTTCAAAGAATATAAAATGGTTAAAAATCTTGGATTAAATTTTGATAAGATGATTAAGCTTAATCTAATTCCCAGAACTTTTCTTGAGAATCTTAAACAACTCAAAGAAAATTTTGAGTTTTACAAAAAATTTATTGAAGATGAAGAAGAACAAAAACAGGATTGA